The following proteins are encoded in a genomic region of Mesoplodon densirostris isolate mMesDen1 chromosome 12, mMesDen1 primary haplotype, whole genome shotgun sequence:
- the STX7 gene encoding syntaxin-7 isoform X2 codes for MTESAEIQRTLNQLGTPQDSPELRQQLQQKQQYTNQLAKETDKYIKEFGSLPTTPSDQRQRKIQKDRLVAEFTTSLTNFQKAQRQAAEREKEFVARVRASSRVSGGFPEESSKERNLVSWESQTQPQVQVQDEEITEDDLRLIQERESSIRQLEADIMDINEIFKDLGMMIHEQGDVIDSIEANVENAEVHVQQANQQLSRAADYQRKSRKTLCIIIFILVIGVVIIGLIIWGVKG; via the exons ATGACTGAAT CTGCGGAAATACAGAGGACTCTGAATCAACTTGGAACACCTCAAGATTCACCTGAATTGAGGCAGCAGCT GCAACAGAAGCAGCAATATACGAACCAACTTGCCAAAGAAACAGATAAGTACATTAAAGAGTTTGGATCTCTGCCCACCACCCCCAGTGACCAG CGTCAAAGGAAAATACAGAAGGATCGCTTAGTGGCGGAATTCACCACATCACTGACAAACTTCCAGAAGGCGCAGAGACAGGctgctgagagagagaaagagtttgtCGCTCGAGTAAGAGCCAGTTCCAGAGTGTCT GGTGGTTTTCCTGAGGAGAGCTCAAAAGAAAGGAATCTTGTGTCCTGGGAAAG ccaAACTCAGCCTCAGGTGCAGGTGCAGGATGAAGAAATTACAGAGGATGACCTCCGCCTTATTCAGGAGAGAGAGTCTTCTATTAGGCAACTCGAA gctGATATTATggatattaatgaaatatttaaagatttgGGAATGATGATTCATGAGCAAGGAGATGTAATAG atagcaTAGAAGCCAATGTGGAAAATGCTGAGGTGCACGTCCAGCAAGCAAACCAACAGCTGTCAAGGGCGGCAGACTATCAG CGCAAATCCAGGAAAACCCTGTGCATCATCATTTTTATCCTTGTTATCGGAGTTGTAATTATCGGTCTCATCATATGGGGAGTGAAAGGTTAA
- the STX7 gene encoding syntaxin-7 isoform X1 → MSYTPGIGGDPAQLAQLISSNIQKITQCSAEIQRTLNQLGTPQDSPELRQQLQQKQQYTNQLAKETDKYIKEFGSLPTTPSDQRQRKIQKDRLVAEFTTSLTNFQKAQRQAAEREKEFVARVRASSRVSGGFPEESSKERNLVSWESQTQPQVQVQDEEITEDDLRLIQERESSIRQLEADIMDINEIFKDLGMMIHEQGDVIDSIEANVENAEVHVQQANQQLSRAADYQRKSRKTLCIIIFILVIGVVIIGLIIWGVKG, encoded by the exons ATGTCTTACACTCCAGGAATTGGTGGTGACCCCGCCCAGCTGGCCCAGCTTATCTCTTCCAACATCCAGAAGATCACACAATGTT CTGCGGAAATACAGAGGACTCTGAATCAACTTGGAACACCTCAAGATTCACCTGAATTGAGGCAGCAGCT GCAACAGAAGCAGCAATATACGAACCAACTTGCCAAAGAAACAGATAAGTACATTAAAGAGTTTGGATCTCTGCCCACCACCCCCAGTGACCAG CGTCAAAGGAAAATACAGAAGGATCGCTTAGTGGCGGAATTCACCACATCACTGACAAACTTCCAGAAGGCGCAGAGACAGGctgctgagagagagaaagagtttgtCGCTCGAGTAAGAGCCAGTTCCAGAGTGTCT GGTGGTTTTCCTGAGGAGAGCTCAAAAGAAAGGAATCTTGTGTCCTGGGAAAG ccaAACTCAGCCTCAGGTGCAGGTGCAGGATGAAGAAATTACAGAGGATGACCTCCGCCTTATTCAGGAGAGAGAGTCTTCTATTAGGCAACTCGAA gctGATATTATggatattaatgaaatatttaaagatttgGGAATGATGATTCATGAGCAAGGAGATGTAATAG atagcaTAGAAGCCAATGTGGAAAATGCTGAGGTGCACGTCCAGCAAGCAAACCAACAGCTGTCAAGGGCGGCAGACTATCAG CGCAAATCCAGGAAAACCCTGTGCATCATCATTTTTATCCTTGTTATCGGAGTTGTAATTATCGGTCTCATCATATGGGGAGTGAAAGGTTAA